Part of the Benincasa hispida cultivar B227 chromosome 12, ASM972705v1, whole genome shotgun sequence genome is shown below.
CAATCTTTTGATGCGCTcaaccgttgatttctttggatcgcattttccaccttgcgtcaattcatattctgcacaaaaatgcataagttaattgttttaatgcgatggatgcatgcggccAAAATATTGTGAAcctaatgctttttggacgcaatcttgtatattttatcaacgcaaatctgcattgttttataacttagcagtgtaataacgtgcatttctgcctgttatcagtAACCAACGTATGGCTTCTCCTCATTCGGCCACACTTGGCTTCCTTAAGAGCCAACCTAACCTCAACAAATAGATAAGGCCAGTGCCCATGGCTCAACTCCAATGCATAACACAAAGCCAACACATGGGCTACACACtaacaacacttagccaatttctagcTTCACCCAAGAGTCATACTTCCAAACTTAAACAGTTCTTCTAACTCTTCACCCTTTTCcccacaattaaacattagttcTCACATTAACCTACTCACCATACTTGTCTCAGTAGTAAACATACACAAGTagggaaattagggtttagggtttacaTCTTACCTCCTTCTTAAgaaaatttcatcctcgaaattcTGCTACAAGTCCGTCAATTAAACAATTGTGGatacttatttttcatttgCTTCTTGGCTTCCCATATAGCTTTTTCAATGTTATGGTTTCTTCATAATACCTTTACTAAAGGTATTGTCTCGTTCCTCAAGACTTACTCTTTCCTAtcaagaatctccactggttTTTATTCGtagaaaaattttctttcaactgTACTGGTTGTTCGGGTAACACATGGGTAGAATCTGACACATACTTTCTTAGCATCACCATATGAAAAACGTCATGGATATGAGATAACTCTGGAGGTAACACTAACTTGTACGTCGCTGGGTCTACTTGCTCtattatctcgtaaggtccaatGTATCTCGAGCTTAACTTTCCTTTCCTACCAAACCTaagtattcctttccacggGGACAACTTAAGAAATACCTTATCGCCAACttctaattctaattctcttctctGCTTATCTGTATAACTCTGTTGTCTATCTCGAGCTATTTTAAGATTTTCTCCAATAATCTTAACACCATCTGATGTCTGCTGAATAAGTTCTAGGCCTAATAGTTTCTTTTCTCccacttcattccaacatatcgGAGTCTTACATGGTCTCCCGTGCAAAACCTCATATGAAGCATATACTCGAATGATAACTGTTGTTATACGGAAATTCGATCAACGATAGATACATATCCCAACTGCCCTTGAATTGCAATACACATGCCCTCAGCATGTCCTCTAGTGTCTATATCGTCTGCTCAGActgaccatccgtctgtggatgaaaagttGTACTGATATATAGCTTTGTGCTCATATCTTTTTGCAAGCTATACTAGAACTTCGATGTAAACCTAGAATCTCGGTCTGATACAATCGAAACTAGAGCTCCAAACTGACTCACAATTCTGTCAACATACAACTTAGCTAACCTGTCTAGGATTAAAGTAATCGTAATgggtaaaaacttagctgtctttgtcaatctatcaacaattacccatataccatcatagttTGCTGGTGTCCTAGGTAAACCAAACAAGAAATCCATCGTAACATGCTTCCACTTCCACTCTGgcactgggagtggattaagcaATCCTGTTGGCCTTTTCCATTTAGGCTTAATTTGCTGACACACTAAACATTTGTCAACATACTCTActatctctcttttcatatcaGGCAACCAGTATGACTTCTTTAAAATTCTATACATCTTCGTACTGCttggatgcatagcataagctTAATTATGTGCCTCTTTCAGAATAACCTTCTTAAGTTCTAAGGTATTAGGTACACATATTCTACCTTCCTTCAGTAGCACTCCATTTGCTCTTAACAGATAGTTCGTTCTCAGGCCTTTAcgtcttcagctaacttctgaaggTCAAAATCTCTTAACTGTTCATGTAGAatatcatctactaaagtaggaCGTATCTGAAATGAAGCTAATAAACCTCCTGTCTGATTAACTGATAGTGTCGCTTTAGCACTATGCAACTCGTGCAACAGTACACCTCATACTGAACAGATAGCAACTCTGGTTGATCCGATCTTTCTACTTAGAGCATTAGGCATCACATTCGTTTTATCTGGGTGACATTTAATTGTACAGTCATAATCCTTGATCAACTCGATCCATCTTCTCTGTCTTAAGTCTAGCTCTTTatgatcaaagatatacttcagACTTTTATGATTAGTGAATATATGACAACGttcaccaaacaggtaatgcCTCCACAgctttagagctaacacaactgctgcTAACTCTAGATCGtgtgtagggtagttacattcatgcttctttacattattttcatttattttgaagatggagggagttgtaactcccttcccccTATTTCTCTCTATTTAGTGCATGTGTGGATGTAGTGCTCATTAAACTTACACAATTCCAAAAAGAGATAGTAGTTTTCTCTggtaaaacaattttttctctcaatcacttcctctcttccaaaagcCTAAGAGCCCACGACTCCTTAGTTATTCTCATCCCATTAAAGAATACAGGAGGCTCTTTTCGTGGTAGTGACTATTTGGATTGAGTTTGTTCGTGATAGATCCAGAGAaaggaaatacgtgaagaatggttcttcaagggttagtttcCATCTCCTTATTTCCATTTCTTAATTGTTTTTCAGCATGCTGCATTTTGTCATTAAATGCATATTactttttactattttgtaaaattttttaaCTTGTAATATTTGGGATTTGGGTTCAATCCTCGCTTTTGCTTAAGGAGCTTCATTGGGTTTTTCAGTgccctagcgttgcaacgttgtgaaGGGTGAAAtcgaatttttttttacagagttGCAACACTCCAAGACAGAAAGTTTTTCTCAGTTCACGTGTAGTTCGGTTCATGGTTCAGTAGGTTCGCATCCAGTTCACTTGGTTCGAGCATTTCGGGTGTTGAACGGTCTATTTCGtgcgattcaagacccggttcacctattTTAAACCGGTTTgactattattttgtaatagtttgtttttcaattaattaaattaatataaaggttatattaatttaattaattgcttAGGAATCCAATTCTAGTCCAataattgttgtttaaattatgcatttgatgtatggttcaatttaatttatatatgtcataatgtatgccacaTAGTAAAATcacaccataggttatgcattatttatgcatcatttatattataaatgttctaaaatatagttgcatgatttaattttatagcatgctcatgcatcatataatataattgttataatatatgcttgcatgcattaataactgtcatgcatcatttatattaaaaggcttataacatatagtttggatgtatggatgtttgtatgttattaatcatttcattactttagtatataagttttatgcatgtttagtaatgaaatgggaatTTCATGAtacatgacactactttagataatcttataatcgttataattttATTGAGCATGTCAATCGATACAATGTATGGATTTAATTTGTTacatttgttggggttgatgccctaaagtcttgtgttctatagtttgtaaactgtttgTACGAACggttgtgttgtataatatatgatatttacttcacatcttgttttttgctgaattgtatgttttatttggtttaccacaaatcaataaacataaaatccttggttatttgtatgtaacttaagcatgtatgtggtggcatataagtggatcatgtcttgagtgataaccaaaatggtctgtagtatatggatataggagggaagccttatcctggtaatgctatggatacgacccgctttgtggtcACAAGTgctgtgacttgtcacagatggtctgatcctaatcattcctgtaggggacatgcgagcaggggcatcctatacaaagagtttgtataagacctgtgcacgaagtgttaacgtctcgttatataacaccgtttattgAGAGAGactttcacttcactaggataaccatagtaACATTAccttcaatcttgagtgagttgagaactcctgccattgagggtggttctttgatttgtataggtgcgagtgACTAGGTCatcaattcaaacctaccattttgtaGATTCGTcaaatttgggagctgggagcttagctacacaagatggaattcactccttcctcgaggtaggggcaagtagatagatagctccctttaGGACTgatccagggcttgaacgagcatctgtgaagggtcatcgtactcatgattggttatatccgatagacaaAGAAATATACCTGTGataaaaagagttcagctgttggccTTTTGTggaatgtctggtagttaacggattgTGGTTCtcatggctaaaaagtttagtaagctattcacatactgttggagcttcaagtcacaggtccattaggtcccttaggtagcttggataaagtcgagaatcagtgtttgagtcagtttgaaatgttcaaattgacaagagagagttcgattatatatgatataattgactagttaatcttttaatttttttaatagaattgaattgattttaattaaaagattaaatttgtagcaaacagaacacaccgtgagatctatactcggcctcgaggcacctttaataggattaaattgattttaattaaaagattaaattatagaaattagtttaatcggtttaataagatttaattgattttaattaaaagattaaatttgtagcaaatgaACACATCGTGAGACCTATACTCGGTCACGAGGCCTCAACTagttattgaaggaactctggtgaggagaaccttgagcggaagcgaatcgaccaaattccattagttatcaaataataagtttacagtaaacatacaaataaatatgcatttaaattaaaCTGCAACATGCTTTTCaagaaaaaagtttttaagaatttcacctttgaagaacatttcttcgTATTTCcctccctcgaacagtcacgtACAACTTGAAGATCTTCTCCAAGAAATTCTCGAACCAAAACCTGGacacaaccacaatgctaaCTTGTATTCTcgaggtgagaacccaggagtggtgggctctgactattttggtatAGAGAGAAAGTTTAAGTGAAGAAAGAGGATTGAGAAATATCACACAAGAACTCACAAAAATGTTCTGTAACTTTCTCAATCGTTCAATAACCTCAtcgttgaagaagaagaaaaattatttttcttttattctcctcTTGCCAAATTGAATAACCACCCCACTAaggtgggtggagagaaaagatggggaaggtagttataactcccttctttattattaataataataataataatattattattattattattattattattattattagtatcattattatatgttatatcaaatataacatataacctgtagttttaatattgtattagatacaatataaactatagtttcttttatctatttatatgacatttaatataaatctcatatatattaaatttaacaactatgaatcacatttatagaaaatatatttgaatctcatttaaaatttattttctcccattaatctataatgtatcaaatacattatgacaattatatcacatataattgaaagaatttaattatatcatttataattaaatccctctattaatttaaacaattcaaattaattaaaaaaaatgattcttaactaaatccttctgagctaccaagggggcctcatgaacctgtagcttgaagcttcaacggtatatgaataattaattaaactcgtTAATTACAATATTCACCATCCCTTAACtttcggacactccactaaaaatcgacagctgcactcttcacactacagatatatttctatgtccattggatataactaatcaacagtaaaATGACAATTCACAAGTTGCTCGTAAGTAGAGTTGagtaaaattaccgttttgcccttatagttgcatctaactctttaaataccactgatccctctaatgaacaatagatcatagtcccactatgactaaacctctctcaaGCCAGGAGTGGGTGTGGCATCACAtttaagacccggaatcagctcttaagagagcaatttatctacttacctctacttcggagaaggagtgaatttcatcttgtgtagttgtgttcccagcttcccaatcagatgaatccccaaaatggtaggcttgttgagttggcgatctgacccctctcacccatacaattaaagaaccgccctcataggcggaagttcacaactcactcaggattaaggtcatgttacctatggtcatcctagtgaacgaatagtaattaattcgattaaagagtttaacgaaacgaattaattacagatcattggagctcatgatctgtaagtaCATTAGGTCCGTCTGCTAGTTCATAAATTGGAATAGCAAATTGAATATTAATTGGATGAATTTCGGAACGATGGTTATGAATTTGAGATATTCAACATTCAATTATTAGGATTTTtgatttattgtatttgatacaattaactAAAACCatttaatttagttgaaattgaacaaaattggagaatcaattaatatttaaattatgatttaaatataaaattgaaccaTATTGgtgaaatttatgttttattaatttaatattaagatattaaattaattttcttttaattaaaaggtttaattaaaaacaaaattagttttatttaaattaatttttttgaattaattttattttttaaataaaaaggttttatttaaaaacaattttattttaaaattgtttttcaagttAGTAGAGTTTTCCAATttaggaaaaatccactaaccaaACCTATGGTTGTTTATCACCTAATTCTACCATCTTCTTCATTAATTCTCCAAGTAAGAGCTGCCCACCATGCAACCTTGCTTTGCGATTTCAGAGTATAAATTGAACCTCCATGTAGAGTGGTGAGGGTGATTCTGAGATTTTTGATACTGAATTACTGAAAGGTTGAAAACCCTCTCAAATCATCAAAAAATCATCCCAGATTCAGCTTgatttgagtgtttccaccacacattttTTCTTAAGCTTTGTAAAGAAGATCTTGATGGTGATCTTGTTGAATTTTCAAGCTTAATCTTGAAGTGTTTCTGCTAAATTCGGGATTAAGTCTTCAAATGTAAGTTTTGCTTCAAACGCTCTTTGAATTTCTTTTGAATAActtgtttaaaactcaaattaagagtagttagagtgcttattgattttgatttattcCGCTGCATGTTAGATTACGCATTcagttagtttattagtttttagttaatgcaactaaaatatcacatattttatagacaatgaataaaatatcacatattttattaaatacaaaatgagttttttcatacaatgtttacaatctATAGGAtacttacgagatttagggcatcaaccccaacaatctccaacTTGACCTAAAGTTAATGGGatgtacaatataataaaactataaagtacataaacaataaactagggcataacatgcCCAGtataacatctcccacttgccctagtccagccgtgctctgtcccatagacccatactttgcaagtaaccctcaaacactgtagctgtaagggtctttgtaaatggatcagcaacgttgtgctttgAAGCTATCTTGTCGCACTTATGACTCCAGGCTCCTTGGAATTAGCCACAATACCACTATTATCagaataaagtgtgatgggctttgacatgtctagaacaaaTTTCATGTCTGTCAAGAATTTTTTGAGCCAAACGGCTTCCTtcgcagcttcacaagccgctatatactcagcttccatggtggagttagcgacgcacccttgcttggtgcttcgccatatTATTGCCCCTCCGTtgagagtgaacactgatcctgaaatggatttcctagaatccttatcagtctgaaaatcaaattcttagaaccatacacaagcatgtagtccctcattctcgaTAGATAtttgaagatgttcttaacagctgtctagtgatctaatccttgattagattgatatctactgactatccccactacatagtagatgtcaggtctagtacataacatcgcatacatcaagctaCCCACAACAGATTAAAAAGGGATCTGTCTCATCtaaacctcttgaggtgtcttaggacactgttccttagacaatgtaactctatGCCTGAAAGACAACAAGCCCCTTTtgaagttctgcatcgaatatttgacaagcatcttgtcaatatatgacgcctgagacagtgctagcgttttgttctttcaatcttgaAAGATCTAAATACCCGGAACAATTTGAGTCtcccctaaatctttcatttggaattgagttgctagccagttcttaactatagtcagtaaacctacatcattcccaatgagtaggatatcatctacacaCAATATTAGAAAAACTACTGATAGTCATATCATCTACACAATTTCCAGTCTTCCGGCACCaaaaactgttgatgatcttcttgtatacacaagactcgtcaacattttgatcaaagccataagatttgatcgaaATATCAatccttatgttccaagatcgagatgcttgttttagtctataaatggaccgattaaacatgcaaaccttttgctcttaaccttgggttatgaatccctcgggctgcaccatataaatggtctcctcaagattgacatttgccaaatctcatagtcataatattaGGAAATTGATAGGAAGATCTgaatagactttagcatgaaaacaggcgagaaagtctcttcatagttgactccctctacctgggtataaccctttgccaccagtctagccttgaaggttttcaccttcccattaacaccctgtttcctcttgtagatccatttacaacttataggtttaaccccatcagattgatctacaagatcccatatggaattgaagtacatagactccatctcgagatccatggcattgatccattcatctctatcaacatccttaattgccttcttgtaagacaatggatcctcaacttttccatcaactaccatagccaggatttcagttaaacccatataacgaataggtgggttcgcaacattcccactatgtcgaggttccctcaacacttgaggtggatttgacctactagatgaaattacttcaacaactcttgttgaggtactaggctcttcaacaactcttgttgaagattcagtagtttctttggaaatctcattcaaTACAATTTTACTTCTGagtctgtgctcccttatgtggtcttcatcaagaaaagtagcatttgttgatataaatactttgttttctttaggatcaaagaaataaccacctctcgttcccttggggtagcctacaaataggcataactttgaacgtggttctaatttcttaagaTTTGACTCAAGCACATTTTCATACCagaacaaggttcgatttctcctttccgatacaccatttTAGAGGTGTACCAGTTGCTGAGAGTTGtaatactattccatgttctatcatatagttttggaaagttaaatccataaactctccacctcgatcagaacaaaatattttaatcattctaTTTAACGCATTTTCAAATTCAGCTTTGAATTCTTTAATCCAAatacttatgttgcattaaataaacgtacccgtatcttgaataatcatcattaaaaatgatgaaatattcataatctcccctagcttttacattcatcggaccacagaggtctgaatgtactagctctagaggttctttagccctatgaccttttccaataaaaggccttttagttatttttccttcaaggcatgactcatatacaggtaaagaattttcttccaactcgcttaaaagtccattcttcaccaacttctcaatcctattaagattaacGTGTCccagtcttaggtgccaaagttgggcattttccttaggagaaattctaaatCTCTTATGTTGAGTTACTGTAGTTTTAAACAACTCTATGTTATAgagggcatttgttgctaacgtccttagcacatacaatttattttccagttttacagaacatatatcaacaccattctttgtaataaacactttattgaaagaaaattttatttgataataatgTTCTAATAAAAACTTTACAGAaactaaattccttttcaaatcaggaactacaaatacatcattcaaaatgagaaatttgttctgtaaagtcaactagaCACCCATTGCCAtagctgagatgacgtgcccgcTTGCATCCTTATCTCACCAGCATTAAGTTGCCGCCACGAACTatttccctgaaatgaagaaaaaacaaGGTCAGTGACCCTAGAACCAATAATctaggctgaatcatcattctccactaaacaagtttccaagacaAGAAAATCACGTTTACTTTGTTTAGCCTTCTTTTTTTCTGCCAAATATCTAGGaaagttcctcttccagtgtcatCTTGGTTGTAATAGAAAtattttcccttgtcaaccctgACAGGTTGTCTACCCCTTGATGCAACAATTCTTGGGATAGCAACAACCTTCCCATTTccactctttttcttcttccattttttggtgccggaggaagaaggtacaaacttaGTTTCAGAGATCGAACCTTTGTGAAACTTTTTGGAAGATGAAGCTCATTGATCAGggtagtcaggttgtagtcaatcatATTCAAAACAGCACCGCTACGGaagtgtaggaaactttcaggtaaagatttaAGTATAATGCTAATTTGgttggcctcatcgatgcttaACTCATTCATCtcagccacgttgaagtggatcatcaagTTGAGAATGTGTTCTCGAATAGATGCTCCCTCTTGTATACGGtcattgaagatgtacttaagagcgtcgtgcctgagttgtgcagacggttgtccaaatattcccctcagggactccattaTCTCACGGACggttgttcataacaacattgctacgaaaCTACAGAaaacttttaggtaaagtttccaggatgaagctaacctcactggcctcatcaatgatagacttattCATCTCTGTcatgttaaagtggaccatcatgttgaggaTGAAGCTAATCTCACTGGCCTTTTCTTGCATATGgacattgaagatgaatttaagagCGTCATGCTTGAGTTGTGCAGACAGTTGCCAAACATCCCCTacagagactccatgatctcacgggtaGTGAGCACGGACTCATACTTCTTGGCAAGACTTCGTTAAGGCTTGCCAAGTTATATGCTCGGGCCTTTTCGTTTGCCCTTATCCAGCGCTCATAAGCTTTCCGAACATTTCAAGGAGCATTAAGAGGTGGAATGGGAGAACACTCTCTCATCAAGACGAAAcgcaggtcatcgatgattaaaatagtGTTAATCTTATTTTTTCTACTAGCATAGTTCTTGCCAATTAATTGATCGATGACAAGTAAACTAAGAGTAGCATTAGCCATTTTAAATTTgttgaaaaagaacaaaattattttagtctacttgcattaaaccgcttttaagaaaaccaatcaagttttagtaaaaTAATCAAGTGTACCTTAAGTGACaactattttacaatgatgcttcagtgagacaggacaaaagtcaccatagggtgatcaagttccccttcactgaaatgagacattctcaacgattagacagaaacaactccttgtcaCTGTAACTAATGGTCACTATTGTTCGgtctagaatttgttaacattcttaacaattctgtgtaagtgtaacccctcattttagttTCTAGAGtcccgccccaatgagccaatcgtAAGGAAAAGTCGATtggaacaagagactaaagcaaccttatccatttctagagacCAAAtaaagtaaccctatccatttctagagacCAAATAAAACGTCATGAAATACAGCCATCCTATAGGGAgacacccacgatgccatgAGATGATGCATGCAACTTTGTTCAACTTAATGAGatagaccgagggatatgttgtcataCATCTTGCTCTCACTTACtctaaacactctctccattcatcttggtattgacctacccaaatgccacccgtaAAGGGAcacccagggtgcctcgaggctaagagtagatctcacggtgtgaacttttagggagaaacgtgtagtgGCAAAAAAGAAGTATCACATACCCTATTTTCCTCCCAAtgagtgttctacctagggttaattaacatAGAAATTCGGCTACAAGGTtaattaatttgctaaaaaaaataactcgtctttgatgattaaacaattttgattaaagtcacatcaaactctttaatagactttcatcaaacttgcatgcatgtaaaaaatctatctaattcacctttccaggtaggttctcgGGTAGGGGTGTGaggtttccatcaacttaagtacctcagcCATGGCAGAACtctccttagacaaaaggtcccctATAGATACacttgttacatatttaattttttattaggaatcaatgt
Proteins encoded:
- the LOC120067574 gene encoding uncharacterized protein LOC120067574; protein product: MYRILKKSYWLPDMKREIVEYVDKCLVCQQIKPKWKRPTGLLNPLPVPEWKWKHVTMDFLFGLPRTPANYDVIIRVYASYEVLHGRPCKTPICWNEVGEKKLLGLELIQQTSDGVKIIGENLKIARDRQQSYTDKQRRELELEVGDKLFNLLENYNPEIEKNVSTKTER